From Solwaraspora sp. WMMD1047, the proteins below share one genomic window:
- a CDS encoding DUF6596 domain-containing protein: MIGPTVEQAITRLHREEWARVVASLARRFGDLDLAEEATAEAFVVAAERWPHEGVPPSPAGWLVTTATRKGIDRLRRESQRDAKHQAARMVYDDSPAEPTGPVEDDRLRLVFTCCHPALAIEARVALTLRLLGGLTVAEIARAFLVQETAMARRITRAKAKIKAARIPYRVPSEYDIRERLAGVLAVVYLIFNEGYLASAGDDPLRVDLTDEAIRLGRLLRTLLPDNGEVTGLLALMLLIDARRLSRVSRTGELVTLDEQDRGGWDRNLIAEGNALVRERLAVVAAGGDPPGRYQLLAAMNVVHTNAPTARDTDWSAIVALYNQLVRLDPSPIVWLNRAVAIAEVDGPEVGLAEVDRLGEVLAEYHAFHAARADLLRRLGRGGESWTAYDRAIELAGNPAERAYLTRRRDQLAG; the protein is encoded by the coding sequence GTGATCGGTCCCACCGTCGAGCAGGCGATCACCCGTCTGCACCGCGAGGAGTGGGCGCGGGTGGTGGCGAGCCTCGCGCGCCGGTTCGGCGACCTCGACCTCGCCGAGGAGGCGACGGCCGAGGCGTTCGTGGTGGCCGCCGAGCGGTGGCCACACGAGGGCGTACCGCCCAGTCCCGCCGGCTGGCTCGTCACCACCGCAACCCGCAAGGGGATCGACCGGCTCCGTCGCGAGTCGCAACGCGACGCCAAACACCAGGCGGCCCGGATGGTGTACGACGACAGCCCCGCCGAACCGACCGGCCCGGTCGAGGACGACCGGCTCCGGCTCGTCTTCACCTGCTGCCACCCGGCGCTGGCGATCGAGGCCCGGGTGGCGCTCACCCTGCGCCTGCTCGGCGGCCTCACCGTCGCCGAGATCGCCCGCGCGTTCCTGGTGCAGGAGACCGCGATGGCGCGGCGGATCACCCGCGCGAAGGCGAAGATCAAGGCGGCGCGCATTCCGTACCGGGTGCCCTCGGAATACGACATCCGGGAACGGCTCGCCGGCGTGCTCGCGGTCGTCTACCTCATCTTCAACGAGGGCTATCTCGCCAGTGCGGGAGACGATCCGCTGCGCGTCGACCTCACCGACGAGGCGATCCGTCTGGGCCGGCTGCTCCGCACGCTGCTCCCCGACAACGGTGAGGTCACCGGCCTGCTCGCTCTGATGCTGCTCATCGACGCCCGGCGGCTTTCGCGGGTGTCGCGTACCGGGGAGTTGGTGACTCTCGACGAGCAGGACCGCGGCGGGTGGGACCGGAACCTGATCGCCGAAGGCAACGCCCTGGTCCGCGAGCGGCTCGCCGTGGTGGCGGCCGGCGGTGACCCACCCGGGCGCTACCAACTGCTGGCGGCGATGAACGTGGTCCACACCAACGCCCCGACCGCCCGGGACACCGACTGGTCCGCGATCGTCGCCCTCTACAACCAACTGGTACGGCTCGATCCGTCCCCGATCGTGTGGCTCAACCGGGCGGTCGCGATCGCCGAGGTCGACGGCCCCGAGGTCGGGCTGGCCGAGGTCGATCGGCTCGGCGAGGTGCTCGCCGAGTACCACGCCTTCCACGCCGCACGCGCCGACCTGCTGCGGCGACTGGGGCGCGGCGGCGAGTCGTGGACGGCGTACGACCGGGCGATCGAACTTGCCGGCAACCCAGCCGAGCGGGCCTACCTCACCCGCCGCCGCGACCAGCTTGCCGGCTGA